One window of Paenibacillus sp. FSL K6-3182 genomic DNA carries:
- a CDS encoding low molecular weight protein-tyrosine-phosphatase, with product MKARILFVCLGNICRSPMAEAVMRHQVEQAKLTDQIMVDSAGTGDWHLGHPPHEGTRDQLDQHQISHQGMKARLVTPDDYKTFDYIVCMDTNNLRDVRKLFFGEGKATEEETKRLFTFMELLPAKGIADVPDPYYENNFPFVYELVDSGCKELLKRIKADLQLNE from the coding sequence ATGAAAGCTCGTATTTTATTTGTTTGTCTCGGAAACATATGCAGGTCCCCAATGGCTGAAGCCGTTATGCGCCATCAGGTAGAGCAAGCAAAATTGACAGATCAAATTATGGTTGATTCCGCAGGAACCGGTGACTGGCATTTGGGTCATCCGCCGCATGAGGGCACGAGAGATCAGCTGGATCAGCACCAAATTTCACATCAGGGTATGAAAGCTCGGTTAGTTACGCCTGATGACTACAAAACGTTTGATTATATCGTATGTATGGACACAAACAATTTACGAGATGTACGCAAGCTGTTTTTTGGAGAAGGTAAAGCTACAGAAGAGGAAACCAAACGATTGTTTACTTTTATGGAGCTGCTGCCTGCGAAAGGAATAGCCGATGTGCCTGATCCTTATTATGAAAATAATTTTCCGTTTGTTTATGAATTAGTCGACAGCGGATGCAAGGAGCTTCTTAAACGGATAAAAGCAGATTTGCAATTAAATGAATAA
- the pdhA gene encoding pyruvate dehydrogenase (acetyl-transferring) E1 component subunit alpha, with the protein MSKLPYEVQTEPVTPLSVLSLDGEVVNPDLLPALSDDQLKEVMYRMVFTRTWDERAVNLGRQGRLGFYAPVSGQEASMVGSEYALNKDDFICPGYRDMPQLVWHGLPLYQAFLYSRGHQQGGQIPEDVHVLMPQIIIGAQVLHATGVAMAFKKKNEKRVAITYTGDGGSSEGDFYEGMNFAGAYKLPVIYVVQNNGYAITTPYSKQTGALSVAHKAVAAGIKGVQVDGMDVLAVIKAVQEAAERGRNGEGATLIELLTYRFRPHSLADDTTKYRTKDEEAEWALKDPLVRFGKYLEKKGLWTEEDTNRVKDEAKATVTEHIKKAEAVEKMTVAGLIDSMFETTPQYLEEQKDDFQ; encoded by the coding sequence ATGAGCAAATTGCCATACGAAGTTCAAACGGAACCGGTAACTCCGCTATCTGTCTTGTCACTCGACGGGGAAGTTGTTAACCCGGACTTATTGCCGGCTTTGTCTGATGATCAATTAAAAGAAGTTATGTACCGCATGGTATTTACTCGTACATGGGATGAGCGTGCTGTTAATTTAGGCCGTCAAGGAAGACTTGGCTTTTACGCTCCAGTATCAGGTCAAGAAGCATCAATGGTTGGCAGCGAATACGCGCTAAACAAAGATGATTTCATTTGCCCAGGATACCGTGATATGCCACAGCTTGTATGGCATGGTTTGCCATTATATCAAGCTTTCCTATATTCTCGCGGACACCAACAAGGTGGTCAAATTCCTGAGGATGTACATGTTCTAATGCCGCAAATCATTATTGGCGCACAAGTATTGCACGCAACTGGCGTAGCAATGGCATTTAAGAAAAAGAATGAAAAACGTGTAGCTATCACTTATACAGGCGACGGCGGTTCGTCAGAAGGCGACTTCTACGAAGGCATGAACTTCGCAGGCGCTTATAAGCTGCCTGTCATTTATGTTGTACAAAACAACGGTTATGCTATTACTACACCTTACTCCAAGCAAACAGGCGCTTTGTCTGTTGCACATAAAGCTGTTGCTGCTGGTATCAAGGGTGTTCAAGTGGATGGTATGGACGTACTTGCTGTTATCAAAGCTGTTCAAGAAGCAGCAGAGCGCGGTCGCAATGGCGAAGGCGCAACATTGATTGAGCTTCTAACTTACCGTTTCCGTCCGCATTCCTTGGCGGATGATACGACTAAATACCGTACAAAAGATGAAGAAGCAGAATGGGCTTTAAAAGATCCGCTTGTTCGTTTCGGTAAATATCTAGAGAAAAAAGGCTTGTGGACTGAAGAAGACACAAACCGTGTGAAAGATGAAGCAAAAGCAACTGTAACTGAGCACATCAAAAAAGCTGAAGCAGTTGAAAAAATGACTGTAGCAGGCTTGATCGATAGCATGTTCGAAACAACACCGCAATACTTGGAAGAGCAAAAGGACGATTTTCAATAG
- a CDS encoding dihydrolipoamide acetyltransferase family protein gives MAKFEYRFPELGEGLHEGEIIKVHIKVGDTVTDDDIIMEVQNDKAIVEVPCPVNGKVLEVLVKDGQVCHIGEVVAIIDAEGELPEQAEPAAAEAPKAEAPAAAAAPAVEAPNAEAPAAQAAAAPKATGGLVLATPSVRKFAREQGVDLTQVGGTGKNGRITRDDVTGFGGAPAVAATDASAPAAEQSSNAEVAAKGAGEAKPAAVSAGTPYRPEERVPFKGIRKIIANAMSKSVYTAPHVTIMDEVDVTELVALRAKYKPYAEKKGSKLTYLPFIVKALVAACREFPILNATLDEANQEIVLRKFYNIGIATDTDNGLIVPVIEDADRKNLFKIADSIRDLAARGRDGKLAANELKGSTISISNIGSAGGMFFTPVINFPEVAILGTGRITEKAIVRNGEIVAAPVMALSLSFDHRLIDGATAQNFMNYIKTLLGQPELFIMEV, from the coding sequence GTGGCTAAATTCGAATATCGTTTCCCAGAGCTCGGCGAAGGTTTGCACGAAGGCGAAATCATTAAAGTGCATATCAAAGTCGGAGACACGGTTACAGATGATGACATTATTATGGAAGTTCAAAACGATAAAGCGATCGTCGAAGTGCCTTGCCCAGTAAATGGTAAAGTACTCGAAGTACTCGTAAAAGACGGACAAGTTTGCCACATTGGCGAGGTTGTTGCAATCATTGATGCAGAAGGCGAATTGCCAGAGCAAGCTGAACCAGCAGCAGCTGAAGCACCTAAAGCAGAAGCTCCTGCAGCGGCGGCAGCACCAGCAGTTGAGGCACCTAATGCTGAAGCTCCTGCAGCACAAGCAGCAGCTGCTCCTAAAGCAACTGGCGGTCTTGTACTAGCAACACCTAGCGTTCGTAAATTTGCACGCGAGCAAGGCGTAGACCTAACACAAGTAGGCGGAACTGGCAAAAACGGACGTATCACTCGTGATGACGTAACTGGTTTTGGCGGCGCTCCTGCTGTTGCAGCTACAGATGCATCTGCTCCTGCAGCTGAACAATCAAGCAACGCAGAAGTTGCAGCTAAAGGTGCTGGCGAAGCTAAACCTGCTGCAGTATCGGCTGGAACACCGTACCGTCCGGAAGAGCGCGTACCATTCAAAGGTATTCGCAAAATCATTGCTAACGCAATGTCGAAATCGGTTTATACAGCTCCACATGTTACGATCATGGATGAAGTTGATGTAACGGAGCTAGTAGCACTTCGTGCTAAATATAAACCTTATGCTGAGAAAAAAGGCTCCAAGCTTACGTACTTGCCGTTCATCGTGAAAGCTCTTGTGGCAGCATGCCGCGAGTTCCCTATCTTGAACGCAACGCTTGATGAGGCTAATCAAGAAATCGTTCTTCGCAAATTCTACAATATCGGTATCGCTACAGATACAGATAACGGCCTAATCGTGCCGGTTATTGAAGATGCAGATCGTAAAAACCTATTCAAAATTGCTGACTCGATCCGTGATCTAGCTGCTCGCGGCCGTGACGGTAAACTTGCTGCCAACGAGCTTAAAGGCAGCACAATCTCGATTTCCAACATTGGTTCCGCTGGCGGTATGTTCTTCACTCCAGTTATCAACTTCCCAGAAGTTGCAATTCTTGGAACAGGCAGAATTACTGAAAAAGCAATTGTTCGCAATGGTGAAATCGTAGCTGCTCCTGTAATGGCTCTTTCACTTAGCTTCGATCACCGTCTTATCGACGGCGCAACAGCTCAAAACTTTATGAATTACATCAAAACACTTCTGGGTCAACCAGAACTGTTCATAATGGAGGTATAA
- a CDS encoding acyl-CoA thioesterase, with protein sequence MEQSTKLARESRTIMTQLIFPLDTNHFDTMFGGKLMEYMDKVAAISAMRHARMQAVTASTDSLDFLAPIRVGEVIEVEAFVSWTHRSSMEVFVSVQSENLFSGERKTTVTAFFTFVAIDDHGKPAIVPTVVPETEEEIKLHLSAPERHALRKKRKQDRNPS encoded by the coding sequence ATGGAACAATCAACGAAACTGGCTAGAGAATCACGAACAATTATGACGCAGCTGATCTTTCCTTTGGACACGAATCATTTTGATACGATGTTTGGTGGAAAGCTGATGGAGTACATGGATAAGGTTGCTGCGATCTCAGCCATGAGACATGCACGGATGCAAGCTGTAACCGCATCAACGGACAGTCTTGATTTTTTGGCGCCGATTCGAGTCGGAGAAGTTATTGAGGTTGAAGCCTTTGTTTCGTGGACACATCGCAGCTCGATGGAAGTGTTCGTGTCCGTTCAATCCGAAAATTTGTTCAGTGGGGAGCGCAAAACGACAGTTACTGCTTTTTTCACTTTTGTTGCAATTGATGATCATGGCAAACCTGCTATTGTTCCAACTGTCGTCCCAGAGACAGAAGAGGAGATAAAGCTGCATCTTTCCGCTCCTGAGAGGCATGCGCTGCGAAAGAAACGAAAACAGGACAGAAATCCTAGTTGA
- a CDS encoding alpha/beta hydrolase-fold protein, which yields MTDERYLKRTIVKETVPSRYLAEQSRNLRIFLPPGYNEVLSYPVVYCQDGEDFFNFGRIATTATRLILDEGLEPFIIVGVDVDKKQRTEEYTPDGNRHEAYIRFFAEELIPFVEERYAVRQEPEHRLLAGDSLGGSVSLHLALSYPQLFTRVMSLSGAFYGVSQNIISAAGDLSWLNIYMIVGLQEDAYETDRGVFDFVALNRNAKALLELNQATVFYEEKDGKHQWGFWQKELDKALAYFIEVE from the coding sequence ATGACAGATGAGCGATATTTGAAGAGAACAATAGTAAAGGAAACCGTACCAAGCCGATATTTGGCTGAACAAAGCCGCAATTTACGTATCTTTTTGCCGCCAGGTTATAACGAGGTGCTTAGCTACCCGGTCGTCTATTGCCAGGATGGCGAAGATTTTTTCAACTTTGGGCGAATTGCTACTACAGCGACGCGATTGATTTTGGATGAGGGACTTGAGCCCTTCATTATTGTAGGTGTTGATGTCGACAAAAAGCAGCGCACGGAGGAATACACGCCAGATGGCAATCGGCACGAGGCATACATTCGGTTTTTCGCGGAAGAGCTCATTCCGTTTGTTGAGGAACGTTATGCGGTAAGACAAGAACCAGAGCATCGATTATTGGCAGGCGATTCACTCGGCGGCTCCGTTTCCTTGCATTTAGCTCTCTCCTACCCGCAGCTATTTACACGTGTCATGTCCTTATCAGGTGCTTTTTATGGCGTATCCCAAAACATCATTTCCGCAGCAGGAGACCTTAGCTGGCTCAATATTTATATGATTGTTGGTCTGCAAGAGGATGCATATGAAACGGACCGTGGCGTATTTGATTTTGTAGCTTTGAATCGCAACGCCAAGGCGCTGCTTGAACTTAATCAAGCTACTGTCTTCTATGAAGAAAAAGACGGCAAGCATCAATGGGGTTTTTGGCAAAAAGAGCTTGATAAAGCTCTCGCCTATTTCATTGAGGTTGAATAA
- the lpdA gene encoding dihydrolipoyl dehydrogenase — MVVGDASLDIDTLIIGAGPGGYVAAIRAAQLGQNVLIVDKEHVGGVCLNVGCIPSKALISASHQYESISHASAFGIEVGEAKVDFTKVQEFKNGIVKKLTGGVASLLKANKVQYFQGEVMFINENEARVFNDQEAPRYRFKNCIIATGSRPIELKAFPFTGRIVSSTGALSLPEIPKSLVVIGGGYIGIELGQMYSKFGTKVTVIEGSDAILPGFDKDMSNIVAKKLKSTNVDIITGAQAKGAEQTDKDVTVTYTVGDKEEKVTADYLLVTVGRRPNTDGELGLDLINVKLSDRGLVEVDEQCRTNIPHIYAIGDIIAGPALAHKAMYEGRIAAEAISGQSSVIDYKCVPAVCFSDPECASVGFSEKEAKDKGHNVKVGKFPFAINGRAMSLNANEGFVKLVSDADSGLVLGAQIIGIEASNMIAELALAIEMGATLEDIALTIHAHPTLGEIVLDAAEVALGHPIHTFIK, encoded by the coding sequence ATGGTTGTTGGTGATGCTTCCCTAGATATTGACACTCTAATTATTGGTGCGGGCCCAGGCGGTTATGTAGCAGCGATCCGTGCTGCTCAACTAGGTCAAAACGTACTCATCGTGGATAAAGAACATGTAGGCGGCGTATGCTTGAATGTGGGCTGTATTCCATCGAAAGCACTTATTTCCGCATCACATCAATATGAATCAATCAGTCACGCTTCCGCATTCGGTATCGAAGTTGGAGAAGCTAAGGTTGACTTTACAAAAGTGCAAGAGTTCAAAAACGGCATCGTGAAAAAATTGACAGGCGGCGTTGCTTCTCTTCTGAAAGCAAACAAAGTCCAATATTTCCAAGGCGAAGTTATGTTTATTAATGAAAACGAAGCGCGTGTATTCAACGATCAAGAAGCGCCTCGCTACCGTTTCAAAAACTGCATTATCGCTACAGGATCACGTCCAATTGAACTAAAAGCTTTCCCTTTCACTGGCCGTATCGTATCTTCAACAGGCGCATTGTCCTTGCCAGAAATTCCGAAGAGCCTTGTCGTTATCGGCGGCGGCTATATCGGTATCGAGCTTGGTCAAATGTACTCCAAATTCGGCACAAAGGTTACAGTAATTGAAGGCTCCGACGCGATTTTGCCGGGCTTTGACAAAGATATGTCCAACATCGTTGCTAAGAAACTAAAAAGCACGAATGTGGATATCATTACTGGCGCACAAGCAAAAGGTGCTGAGCAAACAGATAAAGACGTTACTGTAACGTATACAGTTGGCGATAAAGAAGAGAAAGTAACTGCGGATTACCTGCTCGTAACGGTTGGACGTCGTCCAAATACGGATGGTGAGCTAGGTCTTGACCTTATTAACGTGAAGCTGTCCGATCGTGGACTAGTTGAAGTTGATGAGCAATGCCGCACTAACATTCCTCATATTTATGCGATTGGCGATATCATTGCTGGACCTGCGCTTGCGCACAAAGCAATGTACGAAGGCCGTATCGCAGCTGAAGCCATTTCAGGTCAATCCAGTGTTATTGATTACAAATGTGTACCAGCAGTTTGCTTCTCTGATCCAGAATGCGCAAGCGTTGGTTTCAGTGAGAAGGAAGCAAAAGACAAAGGTCATAATGTAAAAGTTGGCAAATTCCCGTTCGCAATCAATGGACGCGCAATGTCGCTTAATGCAAATGAAGGCTTTGTTAAACTCGTATCCGATGCAGACTCCGGTCTTGTACTTGGTGCGCAAATCATCGGTATTGAGGCTTCCAATATGATTGCTGAGCTTGCTTTGGCTATCGAAATGGGCGCAACTCTTGAGGATATCGCACTTACAATTCACGCACATCCTACACTTGGTGAAATCGTGCTTGATGCAGCTGAGGTTGCACTTGGCCACCCGATCCACACTTTCATTAAATAA
- a CDS encoding alpha-ketoacid dehydrogenase subunit beta, translating to MAQMNMLEAIRDAMRVELKRDSNVVIFGEDVGKVGGVFRVTEGLQDEFGEDRVFDTPLAESALAGMAVGMGLQGFRPIAEIQFVGFIYEALDQMFVQAARMRYRSGGRYNSPIVFRTPFGGGVKAAELHTDSLEGLAIQTPGIKVVIPSNPYDAKGLMISAIRENDPVFFMEHLNLYRAFKAEVPEGEYTVEIGKANVVREGSDVTIISYGLMVHTAVKAAEELEKTGVSVEVIDLRTLLPLDIDTIVASIKKTNRAIVVQEAQKTSGAAAEIIAQINEKAILHLEAPVLRVAGPDTVYPFALVEDAWLPTVARISAAVNKVLNF from the coding sequence ATGGCTCAAATGAATATGTTGGAAGCAATTCGCGATGCGATGCGCGTAGAACTTAAACGTGATTCGAACGTTGTCATCTTTGGTGAGGACGTAGGTAAAGTCGGCGGAGTATTCCGTGTGACAGAAGGTTTACAGGATGAGTTTGGTGAAGATCGCGTATTTGATACGCCTCTTGCTGAGTCAGCTCTTGCAGGTATGGCAGTTGGTATGGGGTTGCAAGGCTTCCGTCCAATCGCTGAAATTCAATTCGTAGGTTTTATTTATGAAGCGCTTGACCAAATGTTTGTCCAAGCTGCTCGTATGCGTTACCGCTCTGGCGGTCGCTACAACTCACCAATTGTATTCCGTACACCATTTGGCGGCGGCGTTAAAGCGGCTGAGCTGCATACGGATTCCCTTGAAGGTCTTGCTATTCAAACGCCGGGTATCAAGGTAGTCATTCCTTCAAACCCTTATGATGCAAAAGGCTTGATGATTTCTGCAATCCGTGAGAATGATCCTGTATTTTTCATGGAGCACTTGAACTTGTACCGTGCGTTCAAGGCTGAAGTTCCTGAAGGTGAATATACAGTTGAGATCGGCAAAGCAAATGTTGTTCGCGAAGGCAGTGACGTAACGATCATTTCTTATGGTCTTATGGTTCACACAGCAGTCAAAGCAGCAGAAGAACTTGAAAAAACAGGCGTGAGTGTAGAAGTTATCGATCTTCGCACACTGCTTCCGCTTGATATCGATACTATCGTTGCTTCAATTAAGAAAACAAACCGTGCTATTGTCGTTCAAGAAGCACAAAAAACTTCTGGCGCAGCAGCTGAAATCATTGCTCAAATCAATGAAAAAGCTATTCTGCACTTAGAAGCTCCAGTACTACGCGTTGCTGGTCCGGATACTGTATATCCGTTTGCTCTAGTTGAGGATGCGTGGCTTCCTACGGTAGCACGTATTTCTGCAGCAGTTAACAAAGTACTGAACTTTTAA